A region from the Silene latifolia isolate original U9 population chromosome 7, ASM4854445v1, whole genome shotgun sequence genome encodes:
- the LOC141590299 gene encoding uncharacterized protein LOC141590299, which translates to MPLKRSAAYIQATEMTVDEIVRMIEQQDALMEALRNVGKGGEKPVDASQLSTTIYRFHPSTYEGTGEPKLLDNWHREMESLLEVVKYPVDMMVEQVAFYLRNEAGVWWQNVREDARAYYKDQRYGVIPWSGFKSAVRKHFVPEHILHKLSAEFDSFTMADDMTVMEYYHRFLELSRYTEDMRMGQRGLALRFEKGLAPKIMDRLPAGGLTDVKELYARAGHAERKKCPLIICQERDMHVEEPLASDIPVVGEFSDVSPDEIPRLLPKRDIDFNIDLRSDHHQLRIADEDIPKTAFRSRYGHYEYVVMPFGLPNAPAVFMELMNRIFNPFLDRFVVVFVKRPFNQKPLAMPLK; encoded by the exons ATGCCGCTAAAGAGGTCAGCTGCATACATCCAAGCTACGGAGATGACTGTGGATGAGATTGTCCGTATGATTGAGCAGCAAGATGCCCTCATGGAGGCACTCAGGAACGTGGGTAAGGGAGGTGAGAAACCGGTGGATGCATCCCAACTAAGCACCACCATTTATCGCTTCCACCCCTCTACTTATGAGGGCACCGGTGAGCCAAAGCTACTCGATAATTGGCACCGCGAGATGGAGAGTCTTCTCGAGGTCGTGAAGTATCCGGTTGATATGATGGTAGAACAGGTGGCGTTCTACCTAAGGAATGAGGCCGGGGTCTGGTGGCAGAATGTGAGGGAGGATGCTAGGGCATACTATAAGGATCAGAGATATGGTGTTATCCCATGGTCAGGCTTCAAGAGCGCTGTGAGGAAGCATTTTGTGCCGGAGCACATCCTTCACAAGCTGAGTGCTGAGTTCGATTCTTTCACCATGGCTGATGATATGACCGTCAtggagtactatcaccggttcctagaATTGTCACGCTACACAGAGGATATGCGGATGGGTCAACGAGGTTTAGCTCTTCGTTTTGAAAAGGGGTTGGCACCGAAGATCATGGATAGACTACCAGCTGGGGGACTCACCGATGTGAAAGAGCTATATGCACGAGCTGGGCATGCTGAGAG GAAGAAGTGTCCTCTGATTATTTGCCAAGAGAGAGATATGCATGTGGAGGAGCCATTGGCGTCTGATATACCTGTGGTTGGGGAGTTTAGTGACGTTTCTCCAGATGAGATACCGAGGTTACTacctaagagagatatcgacttcaat atcgatttgagatcGGATCATcatcagttgaggatagcagatgaggatattcctaaaacagcttTTCGGTCacgatatggtcactatgagtacgtagtgatgccttttgggttgccAAATGCACCAGCAGTTTTCATGGAGCTTATGAACCGGATTTTCAACCcattcttggataggtttgtggtcgtTTTTGTAAAACGCCCATTTAATCAGAAGCCTTTAGCTATGCCTCTAAAGTAA